One Punica granatum isolate Tunisia-2019 chromosome 3, ASM765513v2, whole genome shotgun sequence genomic window carries:
- the LOC116200436 gene encoding probable calcium-binding protein CML18: MGNSHSLLTTVVPRGGSLGSVKLDEDQIAELHEIFRSFDKNRDSSLTQLELGSLLQSVELKPSPEQLETLTQRPDTNNDLMEFSEFVALVAPSILPNPYKSPYSEEQLRQIFKLFDRDREGTMNSVA; the protein is encoded by the exons ATGGGTAACAGCCATTCGTTGTTAACGACGGTTGTACCTAGGGGAGGGTCCCTTG GATCGGTGAAGCTGGACGAGGACCAGATCGCGGAGCTCCATGAGATCTTCCGCTCCTTCGACAAGAACAGAGACAGTAGCCTCACCCAGCTCGAGCTCGGCTCGCTCCTCCAATCGGTCGAGCTCAAGCCCAGCCCCGAGCAGCTCGAGACACTCACCCAAAGGCCCGACACCAACAACGACCTCATGGAGTTCTCCGAGTTCGTGGCCCTCGTGGCACCCTCGATCCTCCCTAACCCCTACAAGTCTCCCTACTCGGAGGAACAGCTGAGGCAGATCTTCAAGCTGTTCGATCGGGATCGGGAAGGGACGATGAACAGTGTGGCTtga
- the LOC116200226 gene encoding protein CHUP1, chloroplastic yields MGTEQMLQRNVKPLLVKFGLALAFSLAGFLFSRLRTRRVDPNLPPSSPAASGNGDGNEVRSEGQRAASGDDLHTPPSRHSPRVTLTTAEKHDEIYRQRPSSDISTTGQSPSSGRSGDREGYLLPEFNDLVRELDFSGSGISPKKESETPRSDLDTPKSFVTSERDVYEQEIKHLRNMVRMLKERERNLEVQLLEYYGLKEQEAAVMELQNRLKINNMEAKFLCLKIESLQADNRRLEAQVADHAKVVADLEAARSKIRMLKKKLRSEAEQNREQILMLQKRVEKLQEQERDSAKHDLEVHSNLLKLKQLEHEVEELRSSNLRLQLENSELSQRLESTQILANCILEDPEAEALKRQSELLRRENESLTKEVEQLQADRCTDVEELVYLRWINACLRYELRNYQPPAGKTAARDLSKTLSPKSEEKAKQLILEYADGTTEKALPMGSLDFDSDQWSSSQASFLTDSGELDDSSFANSSTSKVHSPRKSKLFGKLRKLILGKEGHEDHSVSNSNRISSLERIEVFESGTGSCCDSPRCDSSSMMDNRSMTPSCLGSSRHSLDLQRLRSLKLDDVKDLERNRRNSDGGSTSYSKFAEDSQLNNEEADSFEKNELVKYAKALKDSRGRTSKVHRKSASMSACL; encoded by the exons ATGGGAACAGAACAGATGTTACAGAGGAACGTGAAGCCCCTCTTAGTCAAATTTGGGTTGGCTCTGGCTTTCTCTCTCGCTGGGTTTCTCTTCTCTCGCCTCCGAACCAGACGGGTCGACCCGAATCTTCCTCCTTCCTCCCCTGCTGCTTCAG GTAACGGTGATGGTAATGAAGTTCGTTCGGAGGGACAAAGGGCTGCCTCCGGAGATGATCTCCATACACCACCATCGAGACACAGTCCTCGTGTCACATTAACTACAGCAGAAAAACAT GATGAAATATACCGTCAAAGACCCAGCTCTGATATTTCCACCACGGGCCAATCTCCGAGCAGTGGCCGGTCAGGGGACAGAGAGGGTTACCTTTTGCCAGAGTTCAACGATCTCGTGAGAGAACTGGATTTTTCAGGCTCAGGAATTTCTCctaagaaagagagtgaaacCCCCCGATCCGATCTAGACACTCCAAAATCTTTTGTTACCTCCGAAAGGGACGTTTACGAGCAAGAGATCAAGCACCTGAGGAACATGGTCAGAATGCTcaaggagagggagaggaatCTGGAGGTCCAGTTGCTCGAATACTACGGGCTGAAGGAACAAGAAGCTGCTGTCATGGAGCTCCAGAATCGATTGAAGATAAACAACATGGAGGCGAAGTTTTTGTGCCTAAAGATTGAATCTCTACAGGCAGATAATCGGAGATTGGAGGCCCAAGTGGCTGATCACGCAAAAGTTGTGGCTGATCTTGAAGCTGCAAGGTCGAAAATCAGGATGTTGAAAAAGAAGCTGAGATCTGAAGCTGAGCAGAACAGGGAACAGATATTGATGCTCCAGAAGAGGGTTGAGAAATTACAAGAACAGGAACGGGATTCTGCGAAGCACGATCTCGAGGTCCACTCGAACTTGCTCAAGTTGAAGCAGTTAGAGCATGAGGTTGAAGAGCTGAGGAGCTCAAATTTGAGGTTGCAGCTGGAAAATTCTGAGCTTTCTCAGAGGTTGGAATCCACACAGATACTCGCAAACTGCATTTTGGAGGATCCTGAG GCAGAAGCCCTGAAGAGGCAGAGTGAACTTCTCAGGCGAGAGAACGAATCCCTAACCAAAGAAGTCGAGCAGCTGCAGGCTGACCGATGCACCGATGTCGAGGAACTGGTCTATCTCCGGTGGATAAATGCTTGCCTCCGCTACGAGCTCCGCAATTATCAGCCCCCGGCCGGTAAAACTGCTGCTAGAGACCTCAGCAAGACCCTGAGCCCCAAGTCTGAGGAGAAGGCCAAGCAGCTCATCCTCGAGTACGCTGATGGAACAACTGAGAAAGCGCTTCCAATGGGGTCCCTCGACTTTGACTCTGATCAATGGTCCTCATCCCAGGCATCGTTCCTCACAGACTCAGGGGAGCTCGATGACTCTTCATTTGCGAACTCCTCCACCAGCAAGGTGCATAGCCCAAGGAAGAGCAAACTGTTTGGGAAGCTCCGGAAGCTTATCCTCGGGAAAGAGGGCCATGAAGATCATAGTGTTAGTAATAGCAACCGGATCTCTTCGTTGGAAAGGATTGAGGTCTTTGAATCAGGGACTGGATCTTGTTGCGATTCTCCTAGGTGTGACTCAAGCTCGATGATGGATAACCGAAGCATGACCCCAAGCTGCTTGGGCTCGTCTAGGCACTCACTCGACTTACAGAGACTGAGGAGCCTGAAGTTGGATGATGTCAAGGACTTGGAGCGGAATCGGAGGAACAGTGATGGGGGTTCCACCTCATATAGTAAGTTTGCAGAAGACAGCCAACTGAACAATGAGGAAGCAGACTCATTTGAGAAGAACGAGCTGGTGAAGTATGCCAAGGCTCTCAAGGATTCTCGAGGCAGGACCAGCAAAGTCCACAGGAAATCGGCTTCTATGAGTGCTTGCCTTTGA